The Polyangium mundeleinium genome contains the following window.
GCGCCGAGGGAGTCGCGGGCGAGGGCGGGTGTCACACGCTGGGCCGGCAGAAAAAAGAGCCGACGGAGGCCGGCGGGGGGAACGTTGCGCTCGGGGCTTTCCGCAAGGGTTGCCTCGGCGGTCACCTCGACGCGTGCACGGAGGCGATCGATGGCATCCGCGTGAAGGCGACCCAGGTGCGCTACGCCCAGAAACACGAAGGCGCGCCGCCGGACCCCTTCGTGGAAGAGGCCGAGCGGGGCCTCGTGGATCTGATCGACCGGGCCTGCTCCCTCGGGGCCGCGTCGCGTTGCGAGGAGCTTTCGCGCCTGATGCTCGGCCAGGATGCCACACGCGCGGCCTCCGCTTCCGAGCGGTATTGCGCGCTCCCGGAGGGCGGGGGCAAGGACGGGAGCTGTCTCGCGACACGCAAGCGCTGGATCGCCGCGGTCGAGGCGGCTCGTCCGGGATGCGAGGCGGGTCAGGTCAAGGCATGCAACGAGCTCACGTCGAGGCGTTGTTCCCCGACGTACCGCTGACCGATTGCAACGACATTCCTTATGAAGGTCGTCACGACCATGCAGGCGCGCGGGGCCGGTGCGGGATGCGGCTCGCCCTCGCCGCGGCGGAGCGACGAAGCGCGCGCGAGCATGGGGCCGCGGTCGACGCCACGGAGGCAGGATCCGAGCCCAAGCCGGGTCCAGGGCCGCGCGCCAAGGTGACCCTCGGCGCGCTGAAGACGTTCGGGGGGGACTATCCAGCCGCCGCCCTCGCGGAGCACATCGAGCGCCTCTCCCCGCGCATCCACTCATGCAACGACGCAGGATCAGGGCCCGAGGGAGACGGGGCCACCGCGTTCGAGATCGGGTTCAAGATCGATCGGTTTGGCGTGACAGACTTTTCCGCAGTCCATCACGTGTCCGGGAACCATCTCGCCTGGAGACCCGTGAAGAGCTGCGTCTCGCGGGTCCTCCGGACCAGCACGTATCCTCCGCCGCCGTCCGGCAAAGGCGTGACCTTGGTCGTGCCGGTGTCGATCGAAACAGGGCGCTGACGCCGCGCTCGATCACCGCGCGACGCGGCATTGTTTCATCACACTCGCGCGCATTCGATCCGTCGCCTCCTTGTACGAGAGCAGCCCCTGCACCTCCCGGCTCCCGGGATGGGCGAGCATGTACCCCTCGACCTCCTCGTACGCGAGCAGCTCCCGCGCCACTCTCGCCGCATGGAAGACCGCGCCCTCGTAGGTATCCTGCTCCTCTCGATACACCTCGTCCTCGTCGTACTGGCGTGAATGCCACAGGTTCGCCGTGAGCTGCGCGGCGAGGATCACCCGCAGCCCGACATCAGTCGCTGCGACGGCGCGGGCGACGTCGTCCACGCGGCTCTTCCACGGATGCGTGGCGAGCGCTGTCAGCGCGCGCCGGAGCGCGCCGTCAAGGGCCTGGAGTTGATCGTCCGGGGCTTTCATGCTCTCGACTGCCATTATGCCCGGTGCGTCCGGGCTCGACAAGCGAAGCGGCAGGCCGACCCCGAGGAGGGATGCGAGGCGCACCGATTGCGCGGCGGCGCATGTTTGGCGCCTGCTCGACCACGATCCGCCGCGAGGCGCCGCGCGAGCACGTCTGGTCACAGTCTTGCTATGCTTCTCCGCCGAGGACCCCATGAACACGAAGAACCCCACCGTCTCGGACTACATGACCCGGAGCCCTCACTCGATCGGCTTCGATCAGACGCTTGTGCAGGCGCACAAACTCATGCGCGAGCACGAGATCCGGCACCTGCCCGTCCTTCGGGGCGGCAAGCTGATCGGAATCCTCTCCGAGCGGGATCTCGCGTTCGTCGAGGCGCTCCGCGACGTGGATTCAGCCAAGCTCCGTGTCGAGGAGGCGATGACTCCGCTGCCGTTCACGGCCGCGCCGAGCACCCCTCTCGCGGGCGTGGCGCGCGAGATGGCGGAGCACCGGTACGGCGCGGCCGTCGTGATGCAAGAGGGGCACGTCGTCGGTGTCTTCACGACGACCGACGCGCTCCGCGCCCTGGCCGACGCGCTCGACGACAAAGGATGACGGCGCGCGCCGTTCGTCCGAACCCTTTCGGAGGTGACGTGATGACGAGAGCCAAGCCGCCCGAGATCGAGGACGAGGTGAGCGAGCTGGTCGCCAGCGTGATGCCGGGCGCGGCCGTGCTGCGCGTCTCGCGCCTCGGCCCCGACGAGGACGACGACGGCGGGGCGACGGGCAAGGCCATCGGATACGGCGTGCCCTTGCGAATCCGGGTGCGCAGGCCGGACGGCGCGGAGAGCGACCTCTGCCTGCACACGGCCAAACCCGACGAATTCGGGCACGACCGGCGTGCGGACCGGGCCGCGAACTTGCTCCTCGCGTTCGACAGCTTCGCGCGAATCCCGCGGCACGTGTGCGCGCTCGACGTGGGCGCGGTCCTCGACGACGGCCGCCTCGCGTCGTTGCGACGGAGCGGCGAGTTTTACCTCATCACCGAATACGTCGAGGGGCACGTCTACGCTGACGATCTCCGGCGGATCGCCCGCGAGCGCACCCTCACCGACCGGGACATCGCTCGTTGCGAGGCGCTCGCGCGGCTCTGCGCGGAGGTCCACGCGGTTCGTCTGGACGCACCCGCGACGTACCGGCGCGCGATCCGGGACCTCCTCGGGCACGGCGAGGGCATTTTCGGGCTCGTCGACGGGTATCCGGTGGGCGTGACGATGGCGCCGCCCGAGCGGCTCTTCCGCATCGAACAGCGGTGCCTCGCGTGGCGGTGGAAGCTCAAGGGCCGCGGCGAGCGCCTCCGCCGCACGCACGGCGATTTCCACCCGTTCAACGTGGTCTTCGACCGCGCGGGCGAACCTCGGCTCCTCGACACGAGCCGCGGCTCGGCCGGGGATCCCGCGGATGACGTCACGTGTTTGTCGATCAATTATCTGTTCTTCGCGCTCGAAGCCCCTGGCTCCTGGCAGGGCGCGTTCCGGACCCTCTGGCGGACGTTTTTCCAGACGTACCTCGATGTGACGGGGGATCGGGAGCTTTTCTCCGTGGCCGCGCCCTTCTTCGCGTGGCGGGCGCTCGTACTCTGCAATCCCCGCTGGTATCCGTCGATTCACGCGAGCACGCGGGATGCGCTCCTCGGGTTCGTCGAGCGTATCCTCGATGCGCCGTGCTTCGATCCGGACGAGGCGGAGGGCCTCTTCTCGTGAACGGCGCGGTCGTATGGATCACCGGGCTCCCGTCGGCGGGGAAATCGACGCTGGCCGACCGAGTGTTTCGGCGGTTCGTCGAGGAACACAGGTCGAGCATTTTGCTCGACGGGGACGTGGTGCGTGCGGCGATGCGGCCGCCGCCGGGGTATGGCGAGGAGGCGCGGGCCGATTTCTACGAGACGCTGGCGAACCTGGCGGCGATGCTGGCGCGGCAAGGACACGTGGTGCTGGTGCCGGCGACGGCGCATCTGCGTGTCTTTCGGGACAAGGCGCGCGCCGTCGCGCCCCGCTTCTTCGAGGTGTACGTTCGCGCCGCGCCCGAGCGATGCGCGGAGCGGGACGCGAAAGGGCTTTATGCGGCGGCGCGCGAGGGCAAGGTCTCGGGGCTGCCCGGCTTCGACCTGCCGTACGAGCCGCCCGAGGCGCCCGATGTGGTCGCGCTCGGCGGGCACGACGAGGAGGCCGTGCAGAAAATCGTCCGCCTGTCCGCCTGAACGGGTCTGTCGGCTTTAGAAGCCCGATGATGGACCTCGTGCAGGAAGTCCACGCGCAGATCCGCTCCCTCGAGCGCTTCGTGCCCCTGCTGGGGCAAACCGCGGTCGACGATGCGCGGAGCCTCGCGCGGGGGCTCCACGAGCGGCTGGCCGGCGGCGTCATCTGGAACGTCAACTCGACGGCCGTGGGCGGCGGCGTGGCGGAAATGCTGCATTCGCTCCTCGGGTACGCGCGCGGCGCGGGCCTCGACGTGCGCTGGTTGACCATCGGCGGCGCGCCCGAATTCTTTCGAATCACGAAGCGCCTGCACCACGCCCTTCACGGCGATCGCGGCGACGGCTCTCCGCTCGACGAGGCCGCGCATCATGTGTACGCGTCGACCCTCTGCCGCAATGCGGTCGAGCTGCGCGAGCTCGTCCGCTCCGGCGACGTGGTGCTGCTGCACGATCCGCAGCCCGCGGGCCTCGCGCCGATGCTGCTCGCGGCGGGCGCGCGGGTCCTCTGGCGGTGCCACATCGGCGCGGACGAGACGAATGAAGAGGTCGAGCTCGGCTGGCGGTTCCTCGCGCGGTACCTCGACGGCGTCGGGTGCATGATCTTTTCCCGGGAGAGGTATGTCCCGGCGCGGTATCGCGACGGGCGGGCGTCGATCGTCCAGCCGAGCATCGACGCGTTCTCCGCGAAGAACATCGAGCTCGACGAGCACACCGTCCGCTCGATTCTGGTCCACGTGGGCATCCTCGAAGGGCCTCCGCCGCCGTCGCCCAATTATGCGTTCGTGCGCAGCGACGACACGCCTGGGCGCGTGGAGCGATCGGCTGACATCCTTCGGCTCGGTCGCGCGCCTGCCTGGGAGACGCCGCTCGTCGTGCAGGTGTCCCGCTGGGACCCGCTGAAGGATATGCTCGGCGTGCTGTGCGGCTTTTCGAGCATGGTGCAGCACCACGCGGCCCCCGCGGTCGACCTCGTGCTCGCGGGCCCGAACGTGCGCGCGGTGGCCGACGATCCGGAGGGCCCCGCCGTCTTCGAGGCCGTCTCCCGTGCTTTTCTCGAACAACCGCCGGCCATCCGCGCGCACGTCCACCTCGCGATGCTGCCGACCGCGGACGTCGAGGAGAATGCGGTGATCGTCATGCGCTGCAACGCCACGCGGCGATCGTCGTGCAAAAGAGCCTGCACGAGGGGTTTGGCCTCACGGTGACGGAGGCGATGTGGAAGGCGCGTCCCGTGATCGCCAGCGCCGTCGGCGGGATCCAGGATCAGATCGAGGACGGGGTGAGCGGGGTCCTTTTGCGGGATCCGGCCGATTTGGATACGTTCGCGGGCGAACTGCACCGTGTCCTCGCGGATCGAGCTTTGGCGGAGCGCCTCGGGGTCGCTGCGCGCGCGCGCGTGCGGGAACGATTTCTCGGGATCCGGCACCTCGTCCAGTATGGCGCGATCATCGGGCGTCTCCTCGCGGCATGAGGGGGTGAAAGGGCTTCCCTCGCTTCCATTCCTTCGATAGTCTCGTTCGTGCCATGCCCTTCGCGTCACGAACCACGCGCTCGCGTCTTTTTCTGCTGGCGATGCTGCCCCTCGCGTGCTCCGCGCCGGGCGCGTCGTCGTCCTCGGGCAGCGGAGGGGAAGGGGGCAGCGGCAGCACGACCGGGTCCGGCACGGGCGGCGCGGGAATGGGCGGCGGCGGCGGGATGGGCGGAATGACGTCCTCGACGGGCGTGGGGCCCGGCTCGGGGAGCGGCGGGAGCCTGCCGATGCTGCCGTGCGACGCGGGATTCGCGTTCGACAGCAATCCCATCACCTCGCCGATCCTCACGGTCTCGTACACGAACCAGACGCCTTATGCCTACGTCAACATGAAGGTGACGGGGCCGGGGGCGCCCGCCTCGCAATGGGGCGGCGTGTTGGGATCCGGGCCGTATACGTGGACGTACACAGTGTACGGCTTCGATCCCGGCGTCCTGACGTTCACGTTCGTCGAGGGGGAGAACGGGGGCAACCCGGGCAACCCCGTGGCGCAATGCCAGATCGAGGCGCTCGTCGAGGGAAGCACGAACCCGGGGTCGAGCGGCAGCGGTGGCGGGGGGCAAGCGAGCTGCGCGGATCTGGCCCAGGCCAATGGCTGGCCCGGCGGCACCTTTACGTGCGACGACGGCACCCACAACTGGTGCGCGGGGACGGGCACGCCGACGAGTGATTGCGTGCGCTGCTGCAGCCCTTCGTGTGGTGTGCTCGCGCAGCTCTACAATTCGACCGCGAACTGCGACGACGGAAATAACGGCGCTTGCAAGGGTTCGGGGGTCCTCACGTGGGATTGCAAGGCAGGGTGCTGTGGCCCTGGGATCCCGAATTCGCAGCCGCCGGCCGGCGGGGCCTTCGGATACCCCGTGGGTGACAAGAGCACGAGTCCGGCGGGCGGAGCCGGCTGGCAGGTCTGGCAGGTCCTCGGGCATTATTGGGACGTGTACGGCGGGGCGCACCTCGCCGAGGACATCGGCAAGGCCGGCGCGGCGAACGCGCCCGTCTCTTCGGTGGCGGACGGGGTCGTTTTGGTCTCCGCGCCGAACGGGAGTTCTTACGTGAACGTGATTCTCGTCCAGCACCCGATGCCGGACGGGACGAGCGTGTGCTCGTTTTATGGCCACCTGGCCACGCGCACGGTCTCCCCGGGACAATCCGTCAAGCGCGGGGATCAAATCGGCACGGTCCTCGACCAGGGGTCGAACTCCCACCTGCATTATTTCATCGCGCCGAAGAGCCTCTGCGACAAGATCGCGGGCCTGAACGGCGGAGGCGCCTGCGGATATGATGGATCGGGCGGCGTCCCGGGGCTCGGGCATGCCGACCTCGCGAACGCGCCGGAATCGTACACGGCCTCGGGGACAAACAACGGGTGCAGCCTGAACGGCTACCAGATCCTGGCCCCGCACGATTTCATCGATGCGCACCACTTCTGAGCGCCCCGCGGGCCGCTCCCGCGAACCTCAGCGTTTGCCCACTGGCTTGCGATAGACAATTTTCAGGGCGTTCGGGCCCTTCTCCTGAAAGCCGATCGTCTCCGACCACGACCACGCCTCGCCCCCGGGGCCGGTCGTCGTGACGGCCTTGTACGCCACGACGAGCGTCGTGGGTTCGTTTCGCAACGAGAGCTCCTGGAGCGCCGTCTGCGCGAAGGCCGTCGTGGGGATACGCGCGCATTGCGCGGGGATGTCGTCGCCGAGCCACGTGACGAGGAAATCCTTGTGCTTGGCCTCGCACTGATACCCGAGCCCGAGCGCTGTCGTGAGCTTGCAATCCATGCGCTCGGGCGCCGCGAGGTCCGTGCCCGGCGCCCATTCGCATTCGGTGCCGATCGTCGTGCCCACATACGCGACCGCGGCGCGCTCGGCGTCCGAGAGGCAGGGCAGCGCCGCGTCGTCGAAGACCAGTTGATACGAGGCGTTCGTCCAGACGAGCTTGAGCGAGCCCGTTCGTGGAGGACACACGCGGGGCGCCGCCGAGGCCTCCGAAGGCGCTGTGGCGGCGTTCGGTGCACTCGGTACGAGCGGAGCCGACGGGATAAGCGGCGCCGTGGACGCCGGTGGCGGGGGCGCGGCTCGGTCACACGCTGTCGCGAAGCATAGAACGGCGAAAATGTCCCTCGGCCTCATCCCTCGCCGCCGTCGCCCTCGTCCCCGCTGCGAATGTCGTATTTCCGGATCAGCGTCCGCAAATGGCTCCGGTCCATGCGCGCGAGCCGCGACGCCTCGGACACGTTGCCTTTGGCGCGCGAAACCAATTCGCGCACGTAGCGCTCCTCCCAGCGGTCCGCGGCCTTCTGCTTCGCCATGCGGTAGGGCACGCGCAGATCGAATTCGCCTTCCGCGGCGGGGCCCGCGCTGCCCTCGGAAGGCCCGCTCCCGAGCGCCAGGAGGGCCGGATCGTCGAGCAGGACCGCGCGCTCGACGGCGGCCCGAAGCTCGCGCA
Protein-coding sequences here:
- a CDS encoding CBS domain-containing protein, with protein sequence MNTKNPTVSDYMTRSPHSIGFDQTLVQAHKLMREHEIRHLPVLRGGKLIGILSERDLAFVEALRDVDSAKLRVEEAMTPLPFTAAPSTPLAGVAREMAEHRYGAAVVMQEGHVVGVFTTTDALRALADALDDKG
- a CDS encoding aminoglycoside phosphotransferase family protein; the protein is MTRAKPPEIEDEVSELVASVMPGAAVLRVSRLGPDEDDDGGATGKAIGYGVPLRIRVRRPDGAESDLCLHTAKPDEFGHDRRADRAANLLLAFDSFARIPRHVCALDVGAVLDDGRLASLRRSGEFYLITEYVEGHVYADDLRRIARERTLTDRDIARCEALARLCAEVHAVRLDAPATYRRAIRDLLGHGEGIFGLVDGYPVGVTMAPPERLFRIEQRCLAWRWKLKGRGERLRRTHGDFHPFNVVFDRAGEPRLLDTSRGSAGDPADDVTCLSINYLFFALEAPGSWQGAFRTLWRTFFQTYLDVTGDRELFSVAAPFFAWRALVLCNPRWYPSIHASTRDALLGFVERILDAPCFDPDEAEGLFS
- a CDS encoding adenylyl-sulfate kinase is translated as MNGAVVWITGLPSAGKSTLADRVFRRFVEEHRSSILLDGDVVRAAMRPPPGYGEEARADFYETLANLAAMLARQGHVVLVPATAHLRVFRDKARAVAPRFFEVYVRAAPERCAERDAKGLYAAAREGKVSGLPGFDLPYEPPEAPDVVALGGHDEEAVQKIVRLSA
- a CDS encoding glycosyl transferase family 1, which gives rise to MMDLVQEVHAQIRSLERFVPLLGQTAVDDARSLARGLHERLAGGVIWNVNSTAVGGGVAEMLHSLLGYARGAGLDVRWLTIGGAPEFFRITKRLHHALHGDRGDGSPLDEAAHHVYASTLCRNAVELRELVRSGDVVLLHDPQPAGLAPMLLAAGARVLWRCHIGADETNEEVELGWRFLARYLDGVGCMIFSRERYVPARYRDGRASIVQPSIDAFSAKNIELDEHTVRSILVHVGILEGPPPPSPNYAFVRSDDTPGRVERSADILRLGRAPAWETPLVVQVSRWDPLKDMLGVLCGFSSMVQHHAAPAVDLVLAGPNVRAVADDPEGPAVFEAVSRAFLEQPPAIRAHVHLAMLPTADVEENAVIVMRCNATRRSSCKRACTRGLASR
- a CDS encoding glycosyltransferase, coding for MQKSLHEGFGLTVTEAMWKARPVIASAVGGIQDQIEDGVSGVLLRDPADLDTFAGELHRVLADRALAERLGVAARARVRERFLGIRHLVQYGAIIGRLLAA
- a CDS encoding M23 family metallopeptidase — its product is MPFASRTTRSRLFLLAMLPLACSAPGASSSSGSGGEGGSGSTTGSGTGGAGMGGGGGMGGMTSSTGVGPGSGSGGSLPMLPCDAGFAFDSNPITSPILTVSYTNQTPYAYVNMKVTGPGAPASQWGGVLGSGPYTWTYTVYGFDPGVLTFTFVEGENGGNPGNPVAQCQIEALVEGSTNPGSSGSGGGGQASCADLAQANGWPGGTFTCDDGTHNWCAGTGTPTSDCVRCCSPSCGVLAQLYNSTANCDDGNNGACKGSGVLTWDCKAGCCGPGIPNSQPPAGGAFGYPVGDKSTSPAGGAGWQVWQVLGHYWDVYGGAHLAEDIGKAGAANAPVSSVADGVVLVSAPNGSSYVNVILVQHPMPDGTSVCSFYGHLATRTVSPGQSVKRGDQIGTVLDQGSNSHLHYFIAPKSLCDKIAGLNGGGACGYDGSGGVPGLGHADLANAPESYTASGTNNGCSLNGYQILAPHDFIDAHHF